The Chitinophagales bacterium DNA segment CTGTATTGATTGATGCTGATAATATTCCTTATTCCAGCGTATCCGAAATGCTGGAAGAAGTCACCCGCTTTGGCACACCCACCATCAAGCGCATTTATGGCGATTGGACCATTCCTACTGTTGCAGGATGGAAGCCGGCACTTCTTGAACACGCCATTACACCTATTCAGCAATATGGCTACACCAAAGGTAAAAATGCAACAGATTCGGCTATGATTATTGATGCTATGGATATATTGCACAGTGAAAAAGTAGATGGCTTTTGCCTGGTATCCAGCGACAGTGATTTTACGCGCTTAGCAACCAGGCTCAGGGAATCGGGTAAAAAGGTGATTGGCATTGGCGAAAAGAAAACACCTCGTCCTTTTATTGTTGCCTGCGACCAGTTTATTTACCTTGAAATTTTAAGAGGCAGTACGAGTGAAACCACTTCAAAAAGGAAAAAACCCGAAAAAGTAGAATCTGTAAATCAAAGTCTGATTCGATTGCTTAAAAATTCTGTAGATGCCATTGCAGATGATGATGGATGGGCTTTTCTTGGTGAAGTTGGGGGTCTGCTGGTTAAGAAAAAACCCGATTTTGATCCCAGAAATTTCGGGTTCAATAAACTGACCCCACTTGTAAAATCACTGAAGAAAGACTTTGAAATTGATGAAAGAGATGTGAGCGGTACAAGAATCAAGCATATTTACATAAAGAATAAATAATTTTCTTCAATAAGCATTTTTATTGTTCCCGAAATACTTTTTTAAACTATCTTCTTGCAATTTTGCAGCAAATTTGCTCAATTGTTCAATTCCTCTTTTAAATCAGCTTTAAAACAATCTACCCTAAGTATTGCGATACTGTTGTTTTTGCTATTGGGCAGCACAGCAGCTTTGGGTCAGACCCGAATAAGTGGCACAGTACAAGATGCTTATTCAGGTGAATTATTGCCCTTCGCCAATATCACTTTCAAAGGAAGCACTACAGGCACAAGCTCTGACATGGATGGGGCATTTTACCTGGAAGGGCCTGAAAAATTCGATTCTATTCAGGTCTCATTGATTGGCTACGCAACAAAAAACATACGGGTAGAGCCCGGAAAAAGACAAAAGCTCGAAGTCAAACTGGATCTAAAAGATTACAGCCTGGATGAAATCGTGGTGCTGCCCGGAGAAAATCCGGCCTGGGAAATACTTAGAAGAGTAATTGCCAATAAACCCAATAACGATCCCGAACAATACAATAGCTTCAGCTATGAGGTTTTTGAGAAAATTCAATTTGACCTCAACCACTTTACTGATAAAATCAAGAAAAACATTCTGCTGCGCCCCTTCCCTTTTATTTGGGAAAATGTAGATACTACAAAAGACGGGGTGAATTACCTGCCCTTTTTATACAAAGAAAAAATAAGCGACTATTATTACCGCAAAAATCCAAAAGCTGAAAAAGAGATTATAAAAGCTGAAAGAGATGCCAAGTTTTTTGAAGGGCCTAAGATCACGGATCTGATAGATGACCTCTATGTCACACCCAATATTTATCAAAATTATGTGATAATACTGGACAAGAGCTTCCCCTCCCCACTCAACAACAATTACAAATGGAATTACAAATTCTACCTTGAAGACAGCACTTATATAATTGACGGCCTGCCCTGTCTCAGAATAGATTTTGTGCCCAGGGGCGATGCTGATGTTGCATTTACCGGCCATATGTATATTCACGATTCTACCTATGCAGTAAAGGAAATGGACCTGCATTTTAGCATTGAAGCCAATATCAACTTTGTCAGAAATTTTGACATTCACCTAGAGTACCAATGGATAGATAACAAACACTGGTTTTTGAAAGAAAACACCGTGCTTGCAGATTTCTCAGTAATTGAAAACTCACCCGAGCTTACAGGTTTTTTCGGGCGGAAAACAGCCACTTACAAAAACATCACTATTGATAGCATTCCCGATCCCAATGTATTTAAAGGCATTGGCAAAACCATAAAAAAAGACAGTGCTAAGCTAAGGTCTGATGAATATTGGAACGATTTGCGCGGAGATAGTCTCAGTAAAAAGGAGCAGGATATTTTCACAATGACCGACAGTATAAAAAACTCTCCGCCATTTAACCGCATCAAAAAGGTTTTTAAAAGTATTGTCAATTCCTATATCCCAATTGGCCCTGAAGGGCATTTTGAGATCGGAAATTTTTATAGTTTCTACAGTTTTAACCGGGTGGAAGGGCACAGGTTGAAAACCGGATTCAGAACCAGAATAGTCGATGACCGTATTCGACTGAAAGCATATACTGCCTATGGTGTTTGGGACAAACGCTGGAAATATTTTGGTCAAACAGAGTTTTATCCCGAACTGAAACCCGGCAAACACACTATGGTCGGCCTGCAATACAAATTAGACCAGGAGCAATTGGGACGCAGTGAGCGACTGCTATCGATTGACCACATACTTAACAGCCTGGTGCAATTTGGCGATTTCAGAACCCGAATTATGGTTGATGACCGAAGGGCTTATCTTGAAAAACAGTGGTTCACCGGTTTCAGTACTCGTATTGATGCCTACAACAAACTGATTTACAATTTCGACAGCAAATCATTTTTAGAACTGAATGGAGAAAACAAACTCGAACGGGTTTACTCCTACAACAGCAGCGGACTTGCTTTAAGTATGAAATATGTATTTGGTGAAGAAGAGCTGGCTGCTGATTTCAATGAAGATTTACGCGGGTTTTTTATGCTTAAATATCCTATTCTTGGTGTGCTCTATGAAAATAGTTTTAGCGGAATACTGGGAAGTAATATCGATTTTCATCGCCTGAAACTACAATTGGAACATCAGTTCAGGCTAAACAAATGGGGGTATTTCAATTATCGTATTGAAGCGGGAAAAGTTTGGGGAACTGTTCCCTACCCATTTCTTGAAGTGCCCACAGGCAATCAGAACATTATCAATGACGACAGGGCTTTTAACCTGATGAATTTTATGGAATTTGCCAATGATGAGTTTCTCGTTCTGCATATGGAACACCATTTCGATGGTTTGATTTTCAATAGGATTCCCGGTGTAAACAAGCTCAAACTGCGCTCATTGATCTTTGGAAGAGTATTGTTTGGAAGGCTAAGCACGGACAACAACCAGGATCAATACCTCTTTCCACCAGAGTTAAAAACCATGAACAAACCTTATGCTGAAGTTGGTTTTGGCATTGAAAACATCCTGAAAGTTTCCCGTGTGGATTTTACCTGGCGAATTAATTATACCGGAGAGCCGGATGTGTATCGTTTTATAGCCAAACCTTCTTTTTATTTCAAATTTTAAAAAATGTCCCAGAAAAAGAAAGCAGTTGTAATAGGTGCCGGATTTGCCGGACTTTCTGCTGCAGCACATTTGGCAAAAGCGGGATTGGACGTGACTGTTATAGAAAAAAACGAACAAGCCGGGGGCAGGGCCAGAAAATTTGAACAAGACGGCTTTACTTTTGATATGGGGCCAAGTTGGTACTGGATGCCCGAAATCTTTGAGGCATTTTACAATCACTTTGGCAAAAAAACAAGCGACTTCTATACCTTGAAAAGACTGGATCCTTCTTACAGAATTTATTTTGGCGAGAATGATGCAATGGACGTACCTGCCGGAAAAAAAGATTTGATAGCACTTTTTGAAAAACATGAAAAAGGCTCCGGAGCCAAGCTTGAAAAATTTCTTGAAGAAGCTGCCTACAAATATGAAGTTGGCATGCGCGAATTTGTAAGAAAACCCGGCCTCAGTATTTTTGAATTTGCCGATATCAGATTGCTGAAAGCCGCTCTAAAGCTCAATATGTTCAATTCAGTGAGCAGCTATATCAAACGCTATTTTAAAAATCCCAAGCTCATTCAATTGCTTGAATTTCCGGTATTGTTTCTCGGGGCAAAACCTTCTAAAACACCTGCGCTATACACTATGATGAATCATGCCGACCTCAACCTGGGAACCTGGTACCCAATGGGCGGGATGCATGAAATTGCAAAAGCAATGCACAATATTGCCATGGATCAAGGGGTGCGTTTTAGATTTTCTGAAGAAGTAAAAAGACTGGAAATCAATGAAAATAAAATATCAAAAATACACAGCAATAAAGCGAGTTATGAAGCAGATATAGTTGTTGGTGCAGCAGATTACCAACATGTTGAATCCAAGCTTTTGCCAGCGAAATACCAAAGCTATAGCGCGAAATACTGGGAAAGCAGAACCCTAGCCCCCTCCTGCCTGCTGTTTTATCTCGGTGTGGATATAAAAATTCCAAACCTAAAACACCACAACCTGTTTTTCGACAGCGATTTTGAGCAGCATGCCGAAGAAATATACGACAATCCCCGCTGGCCGGAAGCGCCCTTGTTCTATGTCTGCGCTCCTTCCAAAACAGATCCTTCAGTAGCTCCAAAAGCTAAAGAAAACCTTTTTGTGCTTATCCCCGTAGCCACAAAGATTGAAGAAGCAAAAGATACACGGGAAAAATACTACCACATGGTGATGGATCGTTTGGAAAAACTTACAAAAACAGAAATTCGCTCTAAAGTGGTTTATAAAAAAAGCTATGCCCACCGGGAATTCATCAGCGATTACAATTCATTCAAGGGCAATGCCTACGGACTGGCGAATACATTGAGTCAAACAGCTATTTTAAAACCATCTGTAAAAAGTAAAAAACTGAAAAACCTTTATTATTGTGGTCAATTGACCGTTCCGGGGCCCGGTGTGCCACCTGCTTTAATATCTGGGGAAATAGTTGCAGGATTGATTATTGGAAAAACAAAAGAACAATAATTTGATATTTGATAAGTCTAATGAAAGTCAAAATATAAATTGGGTGTACGACAATTTTCCAGGCTTATTCTTTTCAACCTTTTTCCCCTGATAACATTTTAATCTGTAATCCTGAATTTATATTACTGTCTGCTTTATCCAGCTTCCAACGGAATGAATAAGACCATTGGCATTTTATCTGTACTTTTTTCTTGAAAAAAAAGTACCAAAAAATTCAAGGCTGCGATCAATTGAACTCATAAAACTAACGCAACACTGCACTATTGCGACTAAACTTGCTACGCAATTAGCGGGAAATTTTTTCAAAATTTCCCGATTGCTGTGCTTCGGACAAAGTCGCAATGGCCACTCCGTTTATGCTTGTTTTATGGCTCAATTGCTCAATGCCATTACTGTTTACAACAGCTCTCCGTATCTGTTTAACTGGATAAACTTTGCTACACTGCTCACATATCCCATATAAAAAAACGGGAAATATTACTCAAACGGAATTTTGTCGTACACCCTATAAATTTGGTTCAATCGTTAAAACCCAGTAAATTTGATTTTATGAATACAGTTGAACACAAAAAATACATCAAGGATTTCAAAGAATACATTAAGAAAATTATTTCTTCAAAGAAAGAATCAAAAAGCTTTTTGCTTAGGGCTGGAATTCATACTCCAAAGGGAAACCTGAATAAAAACTACACATATACATCGGGGGCAACAAAACATTAATAGCCTAAATGTACTCAAAAAGAAAAGGCTTAATCTTAGGTTTTCACGGCTGTGATAAATCTTTAAGGGACAAAATAGTATCGAGAAAAGGAATCATTCTTAAATCAAGTGATAACACTTACGATTGGCTGGGTAGCGGGGCTTATTTTTGGGAAAACAATTACAAAAGAGCCCTCGACTTTGCTAATTATTTGCATAAAAACCCACCCCATAACAAAAAGCAAAAAATTAAGAATCCTGCTGTTTTAGGTGCTGTAATAGATATTGGATATTGTCTTGATTTACTGGACTCCCAATATTTGGATGTTTTGAAAATTGGTTACAATATGCTTTTGACATCCAAGAAAAAATTTGGTTTAGAAATACCAAAGAATATTCCGCTCAAAGAAAATAAGGATTTACTCAAAAGAAACTTGGACTGCGCGGTAATAGAGACCATTCATCAATTTAATAAAGACACTGAAAAAAAACCATTTGATTCAGTTAGGGGCGTGTTTTTTGAAGGAGAAGATTTGTATCCAAATGCAGGATTCAAAGAAAGAAACCATATTCAAATTGCTATAAGAAACCCTAATTGTATTAAAGGCTATTTTATTCCGAGAGAGCTGAATACCAAATATCCCAAAACATAAACTTGACCAACTGAACAAAAAATCGTGATGGATTCGAATTAGAAATTGGCAAATATTTTAGCAGAATAATCCTTGCTTCTTTTATTCACTTTCTAAAATTTGTATTTTTGCACACAATCATCTATGAAACAAATTTTTGATAACGTATCGGTAAGGTGCAGCAAGTTGGTGACCAACACCTACAGCACATCATTCTCTATTGGTATCAGTCTGCTCAATAGCTCTATCACAGAACCCATCTACTCCATCTACGGCTTTGTACGCCTGGCAGATGAAATAGTGGACTCTTTTCACGGACACGACAGAGCAAAGCTTTTGCAGGAATTTATTGATTCTACAGACCAGGCCATTTCCAACAAAATTAGTCTGAATCCTATTCTCAATAGTTTTCAGAAAACCGTACACAAATACAATATTGAGCAAGAACTGATTGATTGCTTTTTCAAAAGCATGAAAATGGACCTGAAGCCAATGGACTTCAATACAGAGCGTTACAAGGATTATATAACCGGATCTGCTGAAGTAGTAGGTTTAATGTGTTTGCGCGTGTTCTGTGTTGGTGACGAGAAGCAATATCAGGAATTAAAAGCCGATGCCATGTCGCTTGGTGCTGCTTTCCAAAAAATCAATTTCCTGCGTGATATGCAGTCGGACTATAACAACCTGGGGCGCATGTATTTTCCGGATGTAGATTATGATCATTTTGACCAGAATGCCAAACTCGCTATAGAGCAGGACATTCAAAAAGATTTTGATGCCGGCTTGAGGGGAATTAAACGATTGCCCAAAAAAGCGCGTTTAGGAGTTTATATCGCTTATGTTTATTACTATTCTTTGTTTAAAAAGATTATGAATATTCCACCGACTATACTGCAAACACAGCGTATCAGAATTTCCAACAGGAGAAAATACGCATTGTTTGCTTCCGGTTATATAAAGCATCAGCTAAACTACTTGTCGTGAAATCAATGTTTTTGCTTTTTCTTTTGCTTCCATTATTTGGCTCAGCAATAAGTCAGCCTGCCTCAAAAGAGGATGTGCTAATGACTTGCCGCACCTTGATTTCAAAAGCTTTTAAGCACGAAAGCATTGCCGACAGCCTTTACCAAAAGCTTGAAGGAGAGAATGGGGCGCACAACCTGCTATATGGTTACAGGGGTGCAATAGAAATGTCTTTTGGAAAACACCATAGCAATTTGATAAAAAAAGGAAGATATTTCAGTTCGGGCAAAGAAATACTGGAAACAGCAATCAGCAAAGACCCTAACAATATAGAATTAATTTTTTTGCGCTATACCATACAGTATAATGTACCCGGTTTTTTGGGCTACAAAAGCAACCTGGAAGAAGATCGAGCTATGTTGGAAAGCGCAATAGATACTATGTCACTAGTTGGGTTGAGAAACTCTATTAAAGATTTTCTAAAAAACAATCAAGCACAGTAAATGTGGTATTGGATCACAGGTATTGGAATCACCTTATCGGTATTTGCCTTTATGGAATTTGTGGCCTGGTCGCTGCACAAATACGTGATGCACGGATTTCTGTGGTTTGTACACAAAGACCACCACAATAAAACGCCCGGTTTTTTCGAACGCAATGATTTTTTCTTCCTGATCTTCGCCATACCAAGCTGGCTTTTTATAATGTTTGGCATAATGGATGGTGCCGATTGGAAAATGTGGGTGGGCATAGGAATCACACTCTATGGGATCGCATACTTTACTGTACACGAAGTGATTATACACCAGCGCTTCAAGTTTTTAAAGAATGTGACCAATCTCTATTTTGCCGGACTCAGAAAAGCCCACAGAGTGCATCACAAGAAACTGGGAAAGGAAGACGGAGAATGTTTTGGAATGCTTCTGGTTCCCAGGAAATACTTTGAGGAAGCCAAAAGAGCATTGCACAACAAATAATCCACCACATGTCAAAACACAAGCAACAGCTCGGCAAGAAAGGAGAAAGTATTGCTTGTGCATACCTCTTAAAAAACAATTACCAGATACTGGAACAAAACTGGCGCAGCAGCAACCAGGAAATAGATATTATAGCTCAAAAAGAAAACACTTTGGTGTTTGTGGAAGTAAAAACCCGTTCCGATACTCAATTCGGGAATCCAGAGCTTGCAGTTAACACCACTAAACAAGCTCAAATTTACAAAGCCGCTGAAGCTTATATTCATAAATCCAAAACAGAGTATAATGATTTGCGCTTTGATGTGATCTCTATTCTGCTTCATAAAGACAAGGAAAAACTACATCATATTAAAGATGCTTTCTTCCCGTATTCGAATTGATGTGTTACTCTAAATATACCCTATAATAAATTGATAAACAACAAACTAAAAAGTCATTCAATCAGTTTTTTAGAGCGGTCTAAATCCCAATAAATACTTGATCATTGAATTGTTAATTGCAAAAGCACCAAAGTCCCAAATACATCACCCGAAATAAAATCATAAACAACATAACATAATTTAGTAATCCCAAAAAATAGCTGTTAGTTTTGCAGAATTCTTATTAGTACAAGTTCCAGTGAAAAATAAAACCTGTCTGCTCTTTTTGATGAACTTTGTCTTGGCACTGACCATCCATGCCAGTGAAAACAAGCCCTTTGAACTGAATTTGATAAGTGGTGTGAATGTAGGTTGGTGGGGACACAACAAAGGCAAAGACCCGGCTGGCAAAAATATTGGATGGAGTCGTTCGCGTACAAATCCTAAAATGCCTTTTGAAATTCAATTCTGGCATCAATTGCCAAAAAAAATTGCATTGGGAATAAGTGCCGACTACAGTATTTTCACAACTGATTATCTTGTTGATAGCGAAAGTACCCGGCAAAGATCA contains these protein-coding regions:
- a CDS encoding NYN domain-containing protein, encoding MEENKDLKLAVLIDADNIPYSSVSEMLEEVTRFGTPTIKRIYGDWTIPTVAGWKPALLEHAITPIQQYGYTKGKNATDSAMIIDAMDILHSEKVDGFCLVSSDSDFTRLATRLRESGKKVIGIGEKKTPRPFIVACDQFIYLEILRGSTSETTSKRKKPEKVESVNQSLIRLLKNSVDAIADDDGWAFLGEVGGLLVKKKPDFDPRNFGFNKLTPLVKSLKKDFEIDERDVSGTRIKHIYIKNK
- a CDS encoding DUF5686 family protein, giving the protein MQFCSKFAQLFNSSFKSALKQSTLSIAILLFLLLGSTAALGQTRISGTVQDAYSGELLPFANITFKGSTTGTSSDMDGAFYLEGPEKFDSIQVSLIGYATKNIRVEPGKRQKLEVKLDLKDYSLDEIVVLPGENPAWEILRRVIANKPNNDPEQYNSFSYEVFEKIQFDLNHFTDKIKKNILLRPFPFIWENVDTTKDGVNYLPFLYKEKISDYYYRKNPKAEKEIIKAERDAKFFEGPKITDLIDDLYVTPNIYQNYVIILDKSFPSPLNNNYKWNYKFYLEDSTYIIDGLPCLRIDFVPRGDADVAFTGHMYIHDSTYAVKEMDLHFSIEANINFVRNFDIHLEYQWIDNKHWFLKENTVLADFSVIENSPELTGFFGRKTATYKNITIDSIPDPNVFKGIGKTIKKDSAKLRSDEYWNDLRGDSLSKKEQDIFTMTDSIKNSPPFNRIKKVFKSIVNSYIPIGPEGHFEIGNFYSFYSFNRVEGHRLKTGFRTRIVDDRIRLKAYTAYGVWDKRWKYFGQTEFYPELKPGKHTMVGLQYKLDQEQLGRSERLLSIDHILNSLVQFGDFRTRIMVDDRRAYLEKQWFTGFSTRIDAYNKLIYNFDSKSFLELNGENKLERVYSYNSSGLALSMKYVFGEEELAADFNEDLRGFFMLKYPILGVLYENSFSGILGSNIDFHRLKLQLEHQFRLNKWGYFNYRIEAGKVWGTVPYPFLEVPTGNQNIINDDRAFNLMNFMEFANDEFLVLHMEHHFDGLIFNRIPGVNKLKLRSLIFGRVLFGRLSTDNNQDQYLFPPELKTMNKPYAEVGFGIENILKVSRVDFTWRINYTGEPDVYRFIAKPSFYFKF
- the crtI gene encoding phytoene desaturase family protein, whose product is MSQKKKAVVIGAGFAGLSAAAHLAKAGLDVTVIEKNEQAGGRARKFEQDGFTFDMGPSWYWMPEIFEAFYNHFGKKTSDFYTLKRLDPSYRIYFGENDAMDVPAGKKDLIALFEKHEKGSGAKLEKFLEEAAYKYEVGMREFVRKPGLSIFEFADIRLLKAALKLNMFNSVSSYIKRYFKNPKLIQLLEFPVLFLGAKPSKTPALYTMMNHADLNLGTWYPMGGMHEIAKAMHNIAMDQGVRFRFSEEVKRLEINENKISKIHSNKASYEADIVVGAADYQHVESKLLPAKYQSYSAKYWESRTLAPSCLLFYLGVDIKIPNLKHHNLFFDSDFEQHAEEIYDNPRWPEAPLFYVCAPSKTDPSVAPKAKENLFVLIPVATKIEEAKDTREKYYHMVMDRLEKLTKTEIRSKVVYKKSYAHREFISDYNSFKGNAYGLANTLSQTAILKPSVKSKKLKNLYYCGQLTVPGPGVPPALISGEIVAGLIIGKTKEQ
- a CDS encoding phytoene/squalene synthase family protein; amino-acid sequence: MKQIFDNVSVRCSKLVTNTYSTSFSIGISLLNSSITEPIYSIYGFVRLADEIVDSFHGHDRAKLLQEFIDSTDQAISNKISLNPILNSFQKTVHKYNIEQELIDCFFKSMKMDLKPMDFNTERYKDYITGSAEVVGLMCLRVFCVGDEKQYQELKADAMSLGAAFQKINFLRDMQSDYNNLGRMYFPDVDYDHFDQNAKLAIEQDIQKDFDAGLRGIKRLPKKARLGVYIAYVYYYSLFKKIMNIPPTILQTQRIRISNRRKYALFASGYIKHQLNYLS
- a CDS encoding beta-carotene hydroxylase; this translates as MWYWITGIGITLSVFAFMEFVAWSLHKYVMHGFLWFVHKDHHNKTPGFFERNDFFFLIFAIPSWLFIMFGIMDGADWKMWVGIGITLYGIAYFTVHEVIIHQRFKFLKNVTNLYFAGLRKAHRVHHKKLGKEDGECFGMLLVPRKYFEEAKRALHNK
- a CDS encoding YraN family protein, with product MSKHKQQLGKKGESIACAYLLKNNYQILEQNWRSSNQEIDIIAQKENTLVFVEVKTRSDTQFGNPELAVNTTKQAQIYKAAEAYIHKSKTEYNDLRFDVISILLHKDKEKLHHIKDAFFPYSN